The genomic region ACGGATTGCAGACCATGTGCGAGGGCGGCGGCACGGCCAACGCCACCGTCGTGGAACTGCTTCCGTAGACCCGCACCCCGAATCGAAAGAGGACGCGTGATGCGCCGAGATCTGTTCACCGAGGACCACGAGGCATTCCGCGGGCTGGCCCGGGACTTCGTCGAGAAGGAGATCGTCCCGAACTACCCGGCCTGGGAGAAGGGCGGTCGCATGCCCCGTGAGGCCTTCAAGCAGATGGGCGCACTGGGCATGCTCGGCATGGCGATCCCGGAGGAGTACGGCGGCGGTGGCATGCCCGACTACCGGTACAACGTGGTGCTGCAGGAGGAGGCGGCCCGCGCTCTGGTGACGCTGTCGACGGTGCGCACCCAGCTCGAGGTGATCCTGCCGTACTTCCTGCACTACGCGAACGCCGAGCAGCGTCAGCGCTGGTTCCCCGGGCTGGCCGACGGCACGCTGCTCACCGCGGTGGCGATGACCGAACCGGGCACCGGCTCGGACCTCGCCGGGGTGCGCACCACCGCTGTCAGGGACGGTGATCACTTCGTCGTCAACGGTGCCAAGACGTTCATCACCGGCGGCATGCAGGCAGACCTCGTCGTCGTCGTCGCCCGCACCTCCAGCGACCCCGACAACCGGCGCAAGGGTCTGACTCTGCTCGTTGTCGAGGACGGGATGCCCGGTTTCACCCGTGGCCGCGAACTCGAGAAGATGGGCTGCAAGGTGCAGGACACCGCGGAGCTGTCCTTCGTCGACGTCCGGGTGCCTATGGCAAACGTGCTGGGGGAGGAGGGCGAGGCGTTCGGCTACCTCGGCCACAACCTGGCGCAGGAGCGGCTCACGGTAGCCGTCGGATCGGTGGCCCAGGCGCGCTCGGCGATCGGCGCAGCCATCGAGTACACGCAGAGCCGCAAGGCCTTCGGCACGCCCGTGGCGTCATTCCAGAACACCAAGTTCGAACTCGCCGCCTGCTCGACCGAGGTCGAGGCCGCCCAGGCAATGCTGGACCGCGCCGTCACGCTGCACGTTGACGGAGAGCTCTCCGGCGCAGACGCCGCACGGGTCAAGCTGTTCTGCACCGAGATGCAGGCCCGAGTCATCGACCGCTGCCTGCAGCTATTCGGCGGCTACGGCTACATGATGGAGTACCCGATCGCCCGGCTGTACACCGACGCCCGCGTGGCGCGGATCTACGCCGGCACCAGCGAGGTCATGAAGGTGATCATCGCGAAATCGCTCGGCCTCTAGCCGCGCTGGTTTCGCCCCGTGAGCTGGGCTGGTGACGGTCGCCACGAAATAGATGCGCTGAGACCCTTGTCACACGCGCCAAACCTACCTACTGTGTGTTCACTAGGTTGGTTTGGCGAAGGGGTTCCGTGTCCGCAGTGGAGTCGAAGGATCTGTCCGATCCTCGCGCAAGCGCTCGTCAGGAGCCGTCTGATCCTCGCGCAAGCGCTCGTCCGTACGCCACGTTGCTCGCGAAGGGTGATGACCGCAAGCAGCGGATCCTGGCGATCGCCGAGCGCCTGGTGACCCGCAACGGCTGGCGCAACACGTCGCTCGCTCAGATCGCCAAGGAAGCCGGTGTCAGCCCGGCGGGCCTGCTGCACCACTTCGAATCCAAGGAACAACTCCTCAACGCGGTGCTCGACGCCCGCGATGCCGATGACGACACCCACGCCGACCGCACCGGAGATCTGATCACCGAGATCTGCAGGGTCGCCGAGCGCTTCAATCGCGCGCCGGAACTGCTCGGCACATTCACCGTGCTCCTGATCGAGAACATCGATCCGGACGCACCGCTGCACGATCGCCTGCTCAAGCGTCAGCAGGCGGCCGTCGATATCGTCGCGGACCTCATCCGCGCAGGTCAGGCCCGTGGGCGTTACCGCGCGGACCTTGACCCGGCCGTCAAGGCCATTGAGATTCTGGCATTCGTCAACGGAATGGAGACCGCATGGCTTCTCGATCCTTCGATACCTCTGAACGACGTGTTCAAGGGGTACGCCGAGACACTGGACCGCGACTTCACGCCGCAGACAGCCCGCGAGCAGAGCGCGGATCTCAACCGGAACTCGACGTGAGATATCGCCTCGACGTCGTCGCGGCCAACGTGCCCGAGGTGGTCAAGTACGCGGGCGGCTGGCTCGTCGACCGCGTGATGGCCGGCTGGGATGTCACCGTCCTAATCGACTCGAACGAGGACCTCCGCGCACTGGAGATCCTCGGCGTGGAGACCCAGGACCTGGAGTCGGCGCTCACCCTGTGGGCCGACCGTCCGCATCCGCAGACCGTTGCGGTGGCCGCCGATTTGTTCGCCTCCGA from Mycolicibacterium sp. YH-1 harbors:
- a CDS encoding acyl-CoA dehydrogenase family protein; the protein is MRRDLFTEDHEAFRGLARDFVEKEIVPNYPAWEKGGRMPREAFKQMGALGMLGMAIPEEYGGGGMPDYRYNVVLQEEAARALVTLSTVRTQLEVILPYFLHYANAEQRQRWFPGLADGTLLTAVAMTEPGTGSDLAGVRTTAVRDGDHFVVNGAKTFITGGMQADLVVVVARTSSDPDNRRKGLTLLVVEDGMPGFTRGRELEKMGCKVQDTAELSFVDVRVPMANVLGEEGEAFGYLGHNLAQERLTVAVGSVAQARSAIGAAIEYTQSRKAFGTPVASFQNTKFELAACSTEVEAAQAMLDRAVTLHVDGELSGADAARVKLFCTEMQARVIDRCLQLFGGYGYMMEYPIARLYTDARVARIYAGTSEVMKVIIAKSLGL
- a CDS encoding TetR/AcrR family transcriptional regulator translates to MSDPRASARQEPSDPRASARPYATLLAKGDDRKQRILAIAERLVTRNGWRNTSLAQIAKEAGVSPAGLLHHFESKEQLLNAVLDARDADDDTHADRTGDLITEICRVAERFNRAPELLGTFTVLLIENIDPDAPLHDRLLKRQQAAVDIVADLIRAGQARGRYRADLDPAVKAIEILAFVNGMETAWLLDPSIPLNDVFKGYAETLDRDFTPQTAREQSADLNRNST